A single region of the Ancylobacter novellus DSM 506 genome encodes:
- a CDS encoding S9 family peptidase yields MRSEASGGIAASAPAHPPLVRSFHGQTLVDPYAWLRADNWREVMRDPTVLAPDIRAFLNAENAAADGWFAPHAELRRTLVAEMRARIKEDDSSVPATDGPFAYFTRFREGGQHPLICRRPAGAVAGETVLLDGDALAEGKAYFQFGDARQSPDHRFYAWTADEAGSEYYTLRVRDIAADTDLPDLVGETTGDVLWSADGTYLYYIRRDAEHRPSFVYRHALGADPATDILIYEEPDKGFFVSLGRTQSGRFGLISCGDHDTSEVWLLDLDAPLAPPVLVEPREPSLRYGVEHHPSLDGVESLIIETNADGAEDFKIVVAPLAAPGRAGWRDLVPHKPGRLILSQSAFRGHLVRLEREDGLPRIVVRALADGAEHSVAFAEEAYSLGFDPGYGFDKTEIRFTYSSMTTPSEVWDYDVASRARVLRKRQEVPSGHDPKRYVTRRLMAPAPDGELIPVSLLFAKDTPFDGSAPCLLYGYGAYGISIPAGFSTSRLSLVDRGFVYAIAHIRGGTEKGWRWYREGKLAKKPNTFSDFIAAAEHLVSERVVARDRIVAHGGSAGGMLMGAIANMRRELFAGIVAEVPFVDVLNTMLDDTLPLTPPEWPEWGNPIADAEAFAAIRAYSPYDNVAAEDYPAIFALAGLTDPRVTYWEPAKWVARLRELKTDNRPLLLRTNMEAGHGGAAGRFDRLEETALVYAFALAVAGR; encoded by the coding sequence GTGAGGAGCGAGGCTTCCGGCGGAATTGCCGCTTCTGCGCCCGCCCACCCGCCGCTGGTGCGCAGCTTCCACGGGCAGACGCTCGTCGACCCCTATGCCTGGCTTCGCGCCGACAATTGGCGCGAGGTCATGCGCGACCCGACCGTGCTGGCACCTGACATCCGCGCCTTCCTTAACGCGGAGAACGCGGCGGCGGACGGCTGGTTCGCCCCGCATGCCGAGCTGCGGCGCACGCTGGTCGCCGAGATGCGCGCCCGCATCAAGGAGGACGATTCCTCTGTGCCGGCGACGGACGGCCCCTTTGCCTATTTCACCCGCTTCCGCGAGGGTGGCCAGCATCCGCTGATCTGCCGCCGCCCGGCCGGCGCGGTCGCCGGCGAGACGGTGCTGCTGGACGGCGACGCGCTCGCCGAAGGCAAGGCCTATTTCCAGTTCGGCGATGCCCGCCAGTCGCCCGACCACCGCTTCTACGCCTGGACGGCGGATGAGGCGGGATCCGAGTATTACACGTTGCGCGTCCGCGACATCGCGGCGGATACCGACCTGCCTGATCTCGTCGGCGAGACCACCGGCGACGTGCTGTGGAGCGCTGATGGCACCTATCTCTACTACATCCGCCGTGACGCCGAGCATCGCCCGAGCTTCGTGTATCGGCATGCGCTCGGCGCCGATCCCGCCACGGATATTCTCATCTACGAGGAGCCGGACAAGGGTTTCTTCGTCAGCCTCGGCCGCACCCAGTCGGGCCGCTTCGGTCTCATCTCCTGCGGTGACCACGACACCAGCGAGGTGTGGCTGCTCGATCTCGACGCCCCCCTCGCCCCGCCCGTCCTCGTCGAGCCGCGCGAGCCGAGCCTGCGCTACGGCGTCGAGCACCATCCTTCGCTGGATGGCGTCGAGAGCCTGATCATCGAGACCAATGCCGACGGCGCCGAGGACTTCAAGATCGTCGTCGCGCCGCTGGCCGCTCCCGGGCGCGCCGGCTGGCGCGACCTCGTCCCGCACAAGCCCGGCCGGCTGATCCTCTCGCAGAGCGCCTTCCGCGGCCATCTGGTGCGGCTGGAGCGTGAGGACGGGCTGCCGCGCATCGTCGTGCGCGCGCTCGCCGATGGCGCCGAGCACAGCGTCGCCTTCGCCGAGGAAGCCTATTCGCTCGGCTTCGATCCCGGCTACGGCTTCGACAAGACCGAGATCCGCTTCACCTATTCCTCGATGACCACGCCCTCCGAGGTGTGGGACTACGACGTGGCGAGCCGCGCCCGCGTGCTACGCAAGCGGCAGGAAGTGCCCTCCGGCCACGACCCGAAGCGCTACGTCACCCGCCGGCTGATGGCGCCGGCACCGGATGGCGAGTTGATCCCGGTCTCGCTGCTCTTCGCGAAGGATACGCCGTTCGACGGCAGCGCGCCCTGCCTGCTCTATGGCTATGGCGCCTATGGCATCTCGATCCCGGCTGGCTTCTCCACCTCGCGGCTCTCGCTGGTGGATCGCGGCTTCGTCTATGCCATCGCCCATATACGCGGCGGCACCGAGAAGGGCTGGCGCTGGTACCGCGAAGGCAAGCTGGCGAAGAAGCCGAACACATTCTCCGACTTCATCGCCGCCGCCGAGCATCTGGTGAGCGAGCGCGTCGTGGCCCGCGACCGCATCGTCGCTCATGGCGGCTCGGCGGGCGGCATGCTGATGGGCGCCATCGCCAATATGCGCCGGGAGCTGTTCGCCGGCATCGTCGCCGAGGTGCCCTTCGTCGACGTGCTCAACACCATGCTCGACGACACGCTGCCGCTCACCCCGCCGGAATGGCCGGAATGGGGCAACCCGATCGCCGACGCGGAAGCCTTCGCCGCCATCCGCGCCTATTCGCCCTACGATAATGTCGCGGCGGAGGACTATCCGGCGATCTTCGCCCTCGCCGGGCTGACCGATCCGCGCGTGACCTATTGGGAGCCGGCGAAATGGGTGGCGCGGCTGCGCGAGCTCAAGACCGACAACCGCCCGCTACTGCTGCGCACCAATATGGAGGCGGGACACGGCGGCGCCGCCGGCCGCTTCGACCGGCTGGAAGAGACCGCGCTGGTCTATGCCTTCGCGCTCGCCGTCGCGGGCCGCTGA
- the msrB gene encoding peptide-methionine (R)-S-oxide reductase MsrB produces MNQTSGRPKVVKTDAEWRALLTPEQYRVTRGHGTECAFSGPHLSQKEPGTYSCVCCGAPLFRSDAKFESGTGWPSFFQPVDAEAVTEYHDHSYGMHRIEVRCATCDAHLGHVFPDGPRPTGMRYCMNGVAMTFKADEPAAQGAAS; encoded by the coding sequence ATGAACCAGACATCCGGCCGGCCAAAGGTGGTGAAGACGGACGCGGAGTGGCGCGCCCTTCTGACGCCCGAGCAGTACCGCGTGACCCGTGGCCACGGCACCGAATGCGCGTTTTCCGGCCCGCATCTGTCGCAGAAGGAGCCGGGCACCTATAGCTGCGTGTGCTGCGGTGCGCCTCTGTTCCGCTCAGACGCCAAGTTCGAATCGGGCACCGGCTGGCCGAGCTTCTTCCAGCCGGTCGATGCCGAGGCGGTCACGGAATATCATGACCACTCCTACGGCATGCACCGTATCGAGGTGCGTTGCGCCACCTGCGACGCCCATCTCGGTCACGTCTTCCCGGACGGGCCGCGCCCGACCGGGATGCGCTACTGCATGAACGGCGTTGCCATGACCTTCAAGGCCGACGAGCCGGCCGCGCAAGGTGCGGCCTCGTGA
- a CDS encoding MucR family transcriptional regulator, which translates to MSDTKDADSYIELAADIVSAYVSNNSVSANDLTALLGDVHGALQRVGKGDAEPVAEPAKPAVPIKRSVAPEFIVCLEDGKKFKSLKRHLRTQYNLTPEEYREKWGLPADYPMVAPNYAAARSALAKEMGLGQQRRRAGRG; encoded by the coding sequence ATGAGCGACACCAAGGACGCCGACAGCTATATCGAACTGGCCGCCGATATCGTCTCCGCCTATGTGAGCAACAATTCGGTCTCGGCCAATGACCTGACGGCCCTTCTCGGGGACGTACACGGTGCGTTGCAGCGCGTTGGCAAGGGCGATGCGGAGCCCGTCGCCGAGCCGGCCAAACCGGCGGTGCCGATCAAGCGTTCCGTGGCGCCGGAATTCATCGTCTGCCTCGAGGACGGGAAGAAGTTCAAGTCGCTGAAGCGGCACCTGCGCACGCAGTACAACCTCACTCCCGAGGAATATCGCGAGAAGTGGGGCCTTCCGGCCGACTATCCGATGGTCGCACCCAATTATGCGGCGGCGCGCTCGGCGCTCGCCAAGGAGATGGGCCTCGGCCAGCAGCGCCGCCGCGCCGGGCGCGGCTGA
- a CDS encoding helix-turn-helix domain-containing protein, which translates to MIRSPDPAGAGPCLVAARFAAEAVQVPFDALMHEGRRDRRCSSARALAMYLAHVGLGLSMSRVARDFGRHRSTVAHACRMIEERREVAGWNDHVAALEDEVRGALARGGVHG; encoded by the coding sequence ATGATCCGATCCCCCGATCCCGCAGGTGCCGGGCCCTGCCTCGTCGCGGCGCGGTTTGCCGCCGAGGCTGTCCAGGTGCCGTTCGATGCACTCATGCATGAAGGCCGCCGCGACCGGCGCTGCTCCTCGGCGCGGGCGCTGGCCATGTACCTTGCCCATGTCGGGCTCGGCCTGTCGATGAGCCGGGTCGCCCGCGACTTCGGCCGTCACCGCTCCACCGTCGCCCATGCCTGCCGCATGATCGAGGAGCGGCGGGAGGTCGCCGGCTGGAACGACCATGTGGCGGCGCTGGAGGACGAGGTGCGGGGCGCGCTGGCCCGGGGAGGCGTCCATGGCTGA
- a CDS encoding DUF6456 domain-containing protein: MAERKLAERKLDRIEVEIAGERSAVTIDLEESPLGWLARRRGRDGRIFISPAQLVAGERLRADFTRAQMTPRLTADWGAVARSSTRGAPGLTIPEAALAARQRLSRALEAAGPEFSGLLMDVCCFLKGLEQVEQERGWPSRTAKVVLSLALDRLARHYGLSEAAQGPARSRTRVWKAGDQAP; the protein is encoded by the coding sequence ATGGCTGAACGAAAACTGGCTGAGCGCAAGCTGGACCGGATCGAGGTCGAGATCGCCGGCGAGCGCAGCGCCGTCACCATCGACCTGGAGGAAAGCCCGCTGGGCTGGCTGGCGCGGCGGCGCGGACGGGACGGGAGGATCTTCATCTCGCCGGCGCAGCTCGTCGCTGGCGAGCGGCTGCGGGCCGATTTCACCCGTGCACAGATGACGCCGAGATTGACCGCCGATTGGGGCGCGGTGGCGCGCTCGTCGACGCGCGGCGCGCCGGGGCTCACCATTCCCGAGGCGGCGCTGGCCGCCCGCCAGCGGCTCTCGCGCGCGCTGGAGGCGGCGGGGCCGGAATTCTCCGGCCTGCTGATGGATGTGTGCTGCTTCCTCAAAGGGCTGGAGCAGGTCGAGCAGGAGCGCGGCTGGCCGTCCCGCACCGCCAAGGTGGTGCTGTCGCTGGCGCTCGATCGGCTGGCTCGGCATTACGGGCTGAGCGAGGCGGCGCAGGGGCCGGCGCGCTCGCGCACCCGTGTCTGGAAGGCGGGGGATCAGGCGCCCTGA
- a CDS encoding SufE family protein, with protein sequence MTTKIDSIIEDFELLDNWDDRYRYLIELGRTLPPFPEEERSDRTKVQGCASQVWLVSDVSRGEDGPRLAFVGDSDAHIVRGLIAILLALYSGRAARDIVATDPAGVFERIGLKDHLTPQRSNGLRSMVERIRADARRTLAETAQGA encoded by the coding sequence ATGACCACAAAGATCGACAGCATCATCGAGGACTTCGAGCTCCTCGACAATTGGGACGACCGCTACCGCTACCTCATCGAGCTGGGCCGCACCCTGCCGCCCTTCCCCGAGGAGGAGCGGAGCGACCGCACCAAGGTGCAGGGCTGTGCCAGCCAGGTCTGGCTGGTGAGCGATGTGAGCCGGGGCGAGGACGGCCCGCGCCTCGCCTTCGTCGGCGATTCCGACGCGCATATCGTACGCGGCCTCATCGCCATCCTGCTGGCGCTCTACTCTGGCCGCGCCGCCCGCGACATCGTCGCCACCGATCCGGCCGGCGTGTTCGAGCGCATCGGGCTGAAGGACCACCTCACCCCGCAGCGCTCCAACGGGCTGCGCTCCATGGTCGAGCGCATCCGCGCCGATGCCCGCCGGACCTTGGCCGAGACCGCTCAGGGCGCCTGA
- a CDS encoding DUF5330 domain-containing protein has translation MFFLLRIGFWLTIVFLLLPAVTGGPSPHGASGNGEPQVSAVEALSAASSAVADAGGFCERQPQACTIGAGLIAMISERAEAGARFALSYLSEQILEEKRKAATRALGAPTGDTLTTHDLSPNWQGPKLPAALVAPSAPDPAEARPAAPANAVPLPPKRPA, from the coding sequence ATGTTCTTCCTGCTGCGCATCGGTTTCTGGCTGACCATCGTGTTTCTGCTGCTGCCGGCGGTGACCGGCGGCCCGTCGCCGCACGGCGCCTCGGGCAATGGCGAGCCGCAGGTCAGCGCGGTCGAAGCCCTGTCCGCCGCCTCCTCGGCGGTCGCGGATGCCGGAGGCTTCTGCGAACGCCAGCCGCAGGCCTGCACCATCGGCGCCGGGCTGATCGCCATGATCTCGGAGCGCGCCGAGGCCGGCGCCCGCTTCGCGCTGAGCTACCTCTCCGAGCAGATCCTCGAGGAGAAGCGCAAGGCGGCCACCCGCGCCCTTGGCGCGCCGACCGGCGACACCCTTACCACCCACGACCTCAGCCCGAACTGGCAGGGGCCGAAGCTGCCGGCCGCCCTTGTGGCGCCTTCCGCGCCGGACCCCGCGGAGGCCCGCCCGGCCGCTCCCGCCAACGCCGTGCCGCTGCCGCCAAAGCGCCCGGCCTGA
- a CDS encoding peptidoglycan-binding domain-containing protein, translating to MPRSYASDLLVDDIDLDGERVAGRPYRPSRRRSDLFMIALAGTASAAVLFNALALQQGRSGGARSSAVPTPAAAPADIRQVHNPAPVAPAAPAAAPAPQPAAAMTPPAAATPVAPLPPSKPAPPPRAAAPAPAAATPVAIAAPAAAPSIASLLPPGEVPVSPRIVEIQKALARLGYGPLRVDGRTGEATKQAIERFERDRRLPVTGDVSDRLIRELNAVAGLSIQ from the coding sequence ATGCCCCGTTCCTATGCAAGCGACCTCCTGGTGGACGACATCGACCTCGACGGCGAGCGCGTCGCTGGTCGTCCCTATCGTCCGAGCCGCCGGCGGTCCGACCTGTTCATGATTGCCCTTGCCGGCACGGCGAGCGCTGCCGTGCTGTTCAATGCGCTAGCCTTGCAGCAGGGCCGGTCCGGAGGGGCTCGTTCCTCGGCGGTGCCGACCCCGGCCGCGGCGCCGGCCGATATCCGCCAGGTGCACAATCCCGCGCCCGTTGCGCCCGCCGCGCCGGCAGCCGCTCCCGCGCCGCAGCCGGCGGCTGCCATGACCCCGCCGGCCGCTGCCACGCCGGTCGCACCACTGCCCCCATCCAAGCCGGCGCCGCCGCCCCGCGCGGCGGCTCCCGCGCCTGCCGCCGCCACGCCCGTGGCGATCGCCGCTCCCGCCGCCGCGCCGAGCATCGCCTCGCTGCTGCCACCTGGCGAGGTGCCGGTGTCGCCGCGCATCGTGGAGATTCAGAAGGCGCTGGCCCGCCTCGGCTACGGCCCGCTTCGGGTCGACGGGCGCACCGGCGAGGCGACCAAGCAGGCGATCGAGCGCTTCGAGCGCGACCGCCGCCTGCCGGTGACCGGCGACGTCTCCGACCGGCTGATCCGCGAGCTGAATGCCGTGGCGGGCCTTTCCATCCAATAG
- a CDS encoding DUF1491 family protein: MRLKSAIFVSALVRRANGVGAFAAVRRRGAEEAGAIFVKVATLDGRAALYGPALPSLDAEPEPGARLFRSLVAPGAPESEAEERMAREIGFDPDLWFVEIEDREGRYFLELSEG, from the coding sequence ATGCGGCTGAAAAGCGCGATCTTCGTCTCCGCGCTGGTGCGCCGGGCCAATGGCGTCGGCGCCTTTGCCGCCGTCCGCCGGCGCGGGGCGGAGGAGGCGGGGGCGATCTTCGTCAAGGTGGCGACGCTTGACGGCCGTGCCGCGCTCTACGGCCCGGCGTTGCCCTCGCTCGATGCCGAGCCGGAGCCGGGCGCGCGGCTGTTCCGTTCGCTGGTGGCACCCGGTGCGCCCGAAAGCGAGGCGGAGGAGCGCATGGCGCGCGAGATCGGCTTCGATCCCGACCTGTGGTTCGTCGAGATCGAGGACCGCGAAGGCCGGTATTTCCTCGAACTGAGCGAAGGCTGA
- a CDS encoding DUF2336 domain-containing protein, with product MSSTSGSGPSDSNDQLRRPPGDTRPDMLRLLVQEFVKRPIRNEAADARFVTLATRLVEAVDAPVAARIVRELAPHPDVPRALVLHLATAPLSIAGPFLRLSPVLDEADLAHLAESAGPSHLAAIAARRDVSPTLAKRIAELVHRRGEEVAQAEPMVAAAPDDAPGEDVESAADQPIVPPVETADAPVVVEADAAPPEPAAMDVNAEPEITEVPASEPETAALPATDAEPSPAPAPVPPIDYFAAGPEERAAFVARLVTLPPLPLAERVAAPPPGFIDMLLDAAKASSADDVAGLLERTLGITEANAQRIVADATGEALAVAARALGLSFAILSRVLFRLHPVAGRSAAQMTRLAEMFDSLPTASAQHLVASWRAGRRIPRERAEETPSMRSFAQPHPAPQTAADAADRGRRNG from the coding sequence ATGTCTTCCACATCCGGCTCCGGCCCTTCCGATTCGAACGACCAGCTGCGCCGGCCGCCCGGAGACACGCGCCCGGACATGCTGCGCCTGCTGGTGCAGGAGTTCGTGAAGCGGCCGATCCGGAACGAGGCGGCGGACGCGCGATTCGTCACCCTCGCGACCCGCCTCGTCGAGGCGGTGGACGCACCGGTCGCCGCCCGCATCGTGCGCGAGCTGGCGCCGCATCCGGATGTGCCACGCGCGCTGGTGCTGCATCTTGCTACCGCGCCGCTCTCCATCGCCGGGCCGTTCCTGCGCCTGTCACCGGTGCTCGACGAGGCCGACCTCGCCCATCTCGCCGAAAGCGCCGGGCCCTCGCACCTCGCGGCAATTGCTGCCCGTCGGGACGTCTCGCCGACGCTCGCCAAGCGCATCGCCGAGCTGGTGCACCGCCGCGGCGAGGAAGTCGCGCAGGCGGAGCCGATGGTCGCGGCGGCGCCCGACGACGCGCCGGGCGAGGACGTTGAAAGCGCGGCCGATCAGCCGATCGTTCCTCCGGTCGAGACCGCCGATGCCCCGGTGGTCGTCGAGGCTGACGCCGCTCCGCCGGAACCAGCCGCCATGGATGTGAACGCCGAGCCGGAGATCACGGAAGTCCCGGCCAGCGAGCCGGAGACGGCAGCACTGCCGGCAACCGACGCCGAGCCCTCCCCCGCCCCGGCTCCCGTCCCGCCGATCGATTATTTCGCCGCGGGCCCGGAGGAACGTGCCGCCTTCGTCGCCCGGCTCGTCACCTTGCCACCGCTGCCGCTGGCCGAGCGCGTGGCCGCGCCGCCGCCCGGCTTCATCGACATGCTGCTCGATGCCGCCAAGGCCAGCAGCGCCGACGATGTTGCCGGGCTGCTGGAGCGCACGCTCGGGATCACGGAAGCCAATGCGCAGCGCATCGTCGCGGATGCGACCGGCGAGGCGCTCGCCGTCGCCGCGCGGGCGCTCGGCCTGTCCTTCGCCATCCTGTCGCGCGTGCTGTTCCGACTGCACCCCGTCGCCGGCCGCTCGGCGGCTCAGATGACGCGCCTCGCCGAGATGTTCGACAGTCTCCCCACCGCCAGCGCGCAGCATCTTGTGGCGTCCTGGCGCGCCGGGCGGCGCATTCCGCGCGAGCGGGCGGAGGAAACGCCCTCCATGCGCAGCTTCGCGCAGCCGCATCCCGCGCCGCAGACGGCGGCGGACGCCGCTGACAGAGGCCGCCGTAACGGCTGA
- a CDS encoding DUF1254 domain-containing protein, giving the protein MKRLVLPIVAGLVLGGIVHLVAVLILPYLAEQDAYARLSAVGSANMVAQIDDPSALGAVLPATDPAFVSAVCLYNLSEGPLKVRVPTTEDYTSVSFYTRYGLPFYAINDRSAGRSIIELDLMNSKQRAALPEDEEVTAADRLIVESPDDEGIVLIRAMVRERGARDEVKARMDAATCGAPS; this is encoded by the coding sequence ATGAAGCGGCTGGTCCTGCCCATCGTCGCCGGCCTCGTGCTCGGCGGCATCGTCCATCTCGTGGCGGTGCTGATCCTGCCCTATCTAGCCGAACAGGACGCCTATGCCCGGCTCTCCGCCGTCGGCAGCGCCAACATGGTGGCGCAGATCGACGACCCGTCGGCGCTCGGCGCCGTGCTGCCAGCGACCGATCCGGCCTTCGTCTCGGCCGTGTGCCTCTACAATCTGAGCGAAGGCCCGCTGAAGGTGCGCGTGCCGACCACCGAAGACTACACCTCGGTGTCGTTCTACACGCGCTACGGGCTTCCCTTCTATGCCATCAACGACCGCTCGGCCGGGCGCAGCATCATCGAACTGGACCTGATGAATTCGAAGCAGCGCGCCGCGCTGCCGGAGGACGAGGAGGTCACTGCTGCCGACCGCCTCATCGTCGAGTCGCCGGATGACGAGGGTATCGTTCTCATCCGCGCCATGGTGCGCGAACGTGGCGCCCGTGACGAGGTCAAGGCGCGGATGGACGCCGCTACGTGCGGCGCGCCGTCATAG
- a CDS encoding DUF1214 domain-containing protein — MRSLLFLLTLAIGAVIGLGLTWVTTVNGYGPGLVRSGPWETWPKAGTETADPYARAALARAGELPLELADGIAFTATTDSNGRALDGRCDIRLSGSLPQARFWTLTATDNQGRLIENAAERTGFTSAEVVWNRDGTLDVALGPRARPGNWLPTGARDRIVLTLRLYDTPVGLANRTSDAPDMPRLLVEHCPWERSS; from the coding sequence GTGCGTTCCCTGCTGTTCCTCCTGACACTGGCCATTGGCGCCGTCATCGGCCTCGGCCTCACCTGGGTGACCACGGTGAATGGCTACGGGCCGGGGCTGGTGCGCTCGGGACCGTGGGAGACCTGGCCGAAGGCCGGCACCGAGACGGCAGACCCTTACGCCCGCGCCGCGCTCGCCCGCGCCGGCGAATTGCCGCTGGAACTCGCCGACGGCATTGCCTTTACCGCCACCACCGATTCCAATGGTCGCGCGCTCGACGGGCGCTGCGACATCCGCCTGTCCGGCAGCCTGCCGCAGGCGCGCTTCTGGACGCTCACCGCCACCGACAATCAGGGCCGGCTGATCGAGAACGCCGCCGAGCGCACCGGCTTCACCAGCGCCGAGGTGGTGTGGAACCGCGACGGCACGCTCGACGTCGCGCTCGGACCGCGGGCGCGTCCGGGCAACTGGCTGCCGACCGGCGCGCGTGATCGCATCGTCCTCACGCTGCGCCTCTACGATACCCCCGTCGGCCTCGCCAACCGGACCAGCGACGCCCCGGACATGCCGCGGCTGCTGGTCGAGCACTGCCCATGGGAGCGAAGCTCATGA
- a CDS encoding transglycosylase domain-containing protein, producing the protein MNDTPNTDAPEGAPEGTTPEGAPEGSPPPSKGRWRLRNVLLAIDSWIDSTIYSGGVGLRSTWDSFVAFTERFNVQGPARWGISLASEGMTWGTVGAVLMLALAVPAFRETSDDWLKRAELSVTFLDRYGNTIGERGIRHNDTVPLEEFPDHLIKAVLATEDRRFYDHFGIDIPGTFRAVLSNARAGGVVQGGSSITQQLAKNLFLSNERTLERKIKEAFLALWLEFHLTKNQILKLYLDRAYMGGGAFGVDAASQYYFGKSARDVNLAEAAMLAGLFKAPSKFAPHVNLPAARGRASVVLDNLVDAGFMTEGQVFGARRNPATPIDRKQDDLPEYYLDFAFDQVKRIVDTLPKGYAERSFIVRTALDPNIQKAADTAIRDSLKQFGKDYGASQSAMVVMEPNGAVRAMVGGRDYGESQFNRATDALRQPGSSFKPYVYTAALMTGKYKPNTIVVDGPICIGNWCPQNYGRSYAGRIPLITALTRSLNTVAVKLAEAIGRGRIVNLAHAMGVKSELKITRALPLGAAEVTVLDQATGYAVFASGGMSVDPHAVIEMRTPAGDPVWSFAQNGPKPHQVIPPDIIAMINPMLNSVVENGTGRRAMIPGTKVSGKTGTTNAYRDAWFVGFTGNYVGAIWFGNDDYAPTRKMTGGTLPAMTWQKVMAFAHQGIELKPTPGLGNQPAPVLDGAVAQATPLDIQGVQRPVTLTPASAERLMALSARLREAATQPVRRPTAAMEPGQLAATPAVGSN; encoded by the coding sequence TTGAACGACACGCCGAACACCGATGCGCCGGAGGGGGCTCCGGAAGGCACGACGCCCGAAGGCGCGCCGGAAGGTTCGCCCCCGCCATCCAAGGGGCGCTGGCGGCTGCGCAACGTCCTGCTGGCCATCGATTCCTGGATCGACAGCACCATCTATTCCGGGGGTGTCGGCCTGCGCTCGACCTGGGACAGCTTCGTCGCCTTCACCGAGCGCTTCAACGTGCAGGGCCCGGCGCGCTGGGGCATCTCGCTCGCCTCCGAGGGCATGACCTGGGGCACGGTCGGCGCCGTGCTTATGCTGGCGCTCGCCGTCCCGGCGTTCCGCGAGACCTCGGACGACTGGCTCAAGCGCGCCGAGCTCTCCGTCACCTTCCTCGACCGCTATGGCAACACCATCGGCGAGCGCGGCATCCGCCACAACGACACGGTGCCGCTGGAGGAATTCCCCGACCACCTGATCAAGGCGGTGCTCGCCACTGAGGACCGGCGCTTCTACGACCATTTCGGCATCGACATCCCCGGCACCTTCCGCGCCGTGCTGTCGAACGCGCGCGCGGGCGGCGTGGTGCAGGGCGGCTCCTCCATCACCCAGCAGTTGGCCAAGAACCTGTTCCTGTCGAACGAGCGCACGCTCGAGCGCAAGATCAAGGAAGCCTTCCTGGCGCTGTGGCTGGAGTTCCACCTCACCAAGAACCAGATCCTCAAGCTCTATCTCGATCGCGCCTATATGGGCGGCGGCGCCTTTGGCGTCGACGCGGCATCGCAGTACTATTTCGGCAAGTCCGCCCGCGACGTGAACCTCGCAGAGGCCGCCATGCTGGCCGGCCTGTTCAAGGCGCCGTCGAAATTCGCCCCCCATGTCAACCTGCCGGCGGCGCGCGGGCGCGCCAGCGTCGTGCTCGACAACCTCGTCGATGCCGGCTTCATGACCGAGGGCCAGGTGTTCGGCGCCCGCCGCAACCCGGCGACGCCGATCGACCGCAAGCAGGACGATCTGCCGGAATATTATCTCGATTTCGCCTTCGACCAGGTGAAGCGCATCGTCGACACCCTGCCCAAGGGCTATGCCGAGCGCTCCTTCATCGTGCGCACGGCGCTCGATCCCAACATCCAGAAGGCGGCCGACACCGCCATCCGTGACAGCCTGAAGCAGTTCGGCAAGGATTACGGCGCGTCGCAATCGGCCATGGTGGTGATGGAGCCGAACGGCGCCGTGCGCGCCATGGTCGGCGGGCGCGACTATGGCGAGAGCCAGTTCAACCGCGCCACCGACGCGCTGCGCCAGCCAGGCTCGTCCTTCAAGCCCTATGTCTACACCGCGGCGCTGATGACCGGGAAATACAAGCCCAACACCATCGTTGTGGACGGGCCGATCTGCATCGGCAACTGGTGCCCGCAGAATTACGGCCGCTCCTATGCCGGCCGGATCCCGCTGATCACGGCGCTGACCCGTTCGCTGAACACGGTGGCGGTGAAGCTGGCGGAAGCCATCGGGCGCGGCCGCATCGTCAATCTCGCCCACGCCATGGGCGTGAAGAGCGAGCTCAAGATCACCCGCGCGCTCCCTCTCGGCGCTGCCGAGGTGACGGTACTCGACCAGGCGACCGGCTATGCCGTCTTCGCCTCCGGCGGCATGTCGGTCGACCCGCATGCGGTGATCGAAATGCGCACGCCCGCGGGCGATCCGGTCTGGAGCTTCGCCCAGAACGGGCCCAAGCCGCACCAGGTGATCCCGCCCGACATCATCGCCATGATCAACCCGATGCTGAACAGCGTGGTGGAGAACGGCACCGGCCGGCGCGCCATGATCCCGGGCACCAAGGTCTCCGGCAAGACCGGCACTACCAACGCCTATCGCGACGCCTGGTTCGTCGGCTTCACCGGCAATTACGTGGGGGCGATCTGGTTCGGCAATGACGATTACGCCCCGACCCGCAAGATGACCGGCGGCACGCTGCCGGCCATGACCTGGCAGAAGGTGATGGCCTTCGCCCATCAGGGCATCGAGCTGAAGCCGACGCCGGGCCTGGGCAACCAGCCGGCGCCGGTGCTCGATGGCGCGGTGGCGCAGGCGACGCCGCTCGACATCCAGGGCGTGCAGCGTCCCGTCACCCTCACCCCGGCCTCCGCCGAGCGGCTGATGGCGCTCTCCGCCCGGCTGCGCGAAGCGGCGACTCAGCCAGTGCGCCGCCCCACCGCCGCCATGGAGCCGGGGCAGCTTGCCGCCACCCCGGCGGTCGGCAGCAACTGA